The Flavobacterium sp. HJ-32-4 genome contains a region encoding:
- the rsmA gene encoding 16S rRNA (adenine(1518)-N(6)/adenine(1519)-N(6))-dimethyltransferase RsmA codes for MEKVQAKKHLGQHFLKDESVARRIADTLGFEGYDDVLEIGPGMGVLTKYLLEKPITTYVIEIDTESVTYLEAHYPALHGHIVSEDFLRYDLSRTFGDRPFAIIGNFPYNISSQIVFRALELRHRIPEFSGMFQKEVAERICEKKGSKTYGILSVLVQAFYEAEYLFTVDEHVFNPPPKVKSGVLRLRRKADFTLPCDEKLFFHVVKTAFNQRRKTLRNSLKTFGLSDILREDSIFDLRPEQLDFAQFISITQKIAADAVQRQ; via the coding sequence ATGGAGAAAGTACAGGCTAAAAAACACCTCGGGCAACACTTCCTGAAAGACGAAAGTGTGGCGCGACGCATTGCCGATACCCTGGGTTTCGAGGGCTATGACGATGTGCTGGAAATCGGCCCTGGAATGGGCGTTTTGACGAAATACCTCCTTGAGAAGCCTATTACCACCTACGTAATCGAGATCGACACCGAGTCGGTTACGTATCTGGAGGCACACTATCCGGCGTTGCACGGGCACATCGTATCGGAGGATTTCCTTCGGTATGACCTGAGCCGCACGTTTGGTGACCGGCCGTTCGCCATCATTGGCAATTTTCCCTATAACATTTCTTCCCAGATTGTGTTTCGGGCGCTTGAGTTGCGGCACCGCATTCCCGAATTCTCAGGTATGTTCCAGAAAGAGGTAGCCGAGCGGATCTGCGAGAAGAAGGGAAGCAAAACATACGGTATTTTGTCAGTACTCGTGCAGGCCTTTTACGAGGCGGAGTACCTTTTTACGGTGGATGAGCACGTCTTCAACCCGCCACCGAAAGTCAAATCGGGCGTGCTGCGGTTGCGGCGTAAGGCCGACTTTACGTTGCCTTGCGACGAGAAGCTGTTTTTCCATGTGGTAAAGACCGCGTTCAACCAGCGCCGCAAAACACTTCGTAACAGTTTAAAAACCTTCGGGCTGTCTGATATTTTAAGGGAAGATAGTATCTTTGACCTGCGTCCGGAACAGCTTGATTTCGCGCAGTTCATCAGCATTACCCAAAAAATAGCAGCCGATGCAGTTCAACGTCAGTAA
- a CDS encoding DUF4286 family protein: MILYNVTLNIDESIHQQWLDWMRDIHIPDVLATGKFSSARLVKVVVEEEMGGQTYAVQYTAPDRATLERYYAEDAPRLREDGLRLFGDKMLAFRTELELVSEHTA; encoded by the coding sequence ATGATCCTCTACAACGTCACCCTCAACATCGATGAGTCGATTCACCAACAGTGGCTCGACTGGATGCGTGATATCCACATCCCCGACGTACTGGCGACCGGCAAGTTTTCGTCTGCCCGGCTGGTAAAGGTCGTAGTGGAAGAGGAAATGGGCGGGCAGACGTATGCTGTACAATATACCGCACCTGACCGCGCGACACTCGAACGCTATTACGCTGAAGACGCCCCTCGTTTGCGTGAGGACGGCCTTCGGCTGTTCGGCGACAAAATGCTGGCATTCCGCACCGAACTCGAATTGGTGTCGGAACACACGGCGTAA
- a CDS encoding tetratricopeptide repeat protein, whose protein sequence is MKRLFFLLACLLPFAVSAQNDQLAQHYFDKGDFEKALVSYEDLLKVQPANFMFFQRLIECYQQLQQYDKAESALSERQSKYKQPALLVEIGYNYQLKKDETKAKKYYEEALSKIEDNPANAYAVAPVFEKKVLLEYALRAYEKASTLDPKINFNIQIAVLYGQLGDTAKMIDKFLDEAFRNQQSYIMIQTQLMRFMTEDAEASFNDQLRKALLVRAQKTQDLFWNQFLSWFFVQSKDYAKAFAQEKAIYRRQPESFANIVNLAGLAAQEGDDEAAREMYAFILENTADLQLRVDAHEFLIDLSIQRATEKDYPAIQAELDARLAEFGINPVSLPLQELQARFVTFQLNNPEKGRAILKAALDLNLNTFQMADVKMELADILLFEGKFNQASLYYAQIQDDVKNSELGHEASFKAARTSYFQGDFDWAQKQFKELKSASTQLIANDAMEYFLLISDHTVSDSTRTDLKRFAHADFTLYKNQLRDASAEFEDILKKHTITEIEDVSHLRIGRIDERLGNYQDALAHYQTIVDKYPESIYIDEALFYAAEIYYTQLKDIEKAKALYEKILFNHQDSIFFVEARKKFRQLRGDGNT, encoded by the coding sequence ATGAAACGACTCTTTTTCCTGCTTGCCTGCTTGCTGCCGTTCGCCGTCTCGGCTCAGAACGACCAGCTCGCGCAGCATTATTTCGATAAGGGCGATTTCGAGAAGGCCCTGGTCAGCTATGAAGACCTGCTAAAGGTGCAGCCGGCCAATTTCATGTTCTTCCAGCGGCTTATCGAATGCTACCAGCAATTGCAGCAGTATGACAAGGCTGAGAGTGCGCTGTCGGAACGGCAGTCGAAATACAAACAGCCGGCCCTGCTCGTCGAAATCGGCTATAATTACCAGTTGAAGAAAGACGAGACCAAGGCGAAGAAATACTACGAAGAGGCGCTTTCGAAAATTGAGGATAATCCGGCGAATGCCTATGCCGTTGCGCCGGTTTTCGAGAAAAAAGTGTTGTTGGAGTATGCGCTCCGGGCGTATGAAAAAGCATCAACGCTTGATCCGAAGATCAATTTCAACATACAGATCGCGGTACTTTACGGTCAATTGGGCGATACGGCCAAGATGATCGACAAGTTCCTCGACGAGGCCTTCCGCAACCAGCAGAGCTACATCATGATCCAGACCCAGTTGATGCGGTTCATGACCGAGGATGCCGAGGCATCGTTCAACGACCAATTGCGTAAAGCATTGTTGGTGCGGGCACAGAAAACCCAGGATCTCTTCTGGAACCAGTTCCTGAGTTGGTTTTTCGTACAGTCGAAAGACTATGCAAAAGCCTTTGCGCAGGAGAAAGCCATCTACCGTCGGCAACCCGAGAGTTTTGCCAATATTGTCAACCTGGCCGGTCTGGCCGCGCAGGAAGGCGACGACGAGGCGGCACGGGAGATGTATGCGTTCATCCTCGAGAATACAGCGGACCTGCAATTGCGGGTCGATGCACACGAGTTCCTGATCGATCTCAGTATCCAGCGGGCCACCGAGAAAGACTATCCGGCGATACAGGCCGAATTGGACGCCCGACTCGCCGAATTCGGCATCAACCCGGTTTCCCTTCCGTTACAGGAATTGCAGGCCCGTTTCGTAACCTTCCAACTCAATAATCCTGAAAAAGGCCGGGCGATCCTTAAAGCGGCCCTCGACCTGAACCTGAATACCTTCCAGATGGCCGATGTCAAGATGGAACTGGCGGATATCCTGTTGTTTGAAGGGAAGTTCAACCAGGCCTCACTCTATTACGCCCAGATACAGGACGATGTCAAGAATTCGGAATTAGGCCACGAAGCCAGTTTCAAAGCCGCCCGCACCAGCTATTTCCAAGGCGATTTTGACTGGGCCCAGAAGCAGTTCAAGGAACTGAAATCGGCCTCGACCCAACTGATCGCGAACGATGCGATGGAGTACTTCCTGTTGATCAGCGACCATACCGTATCCGATTCGACCCGCACCGACCTCAAGCGGTTCGCGCATGCCGACTTTACGCTCTATAAAAACCAGTTGCGCGACGCATCGGCGGAATTTGAAGACATCCTGAAAAAACACACCATCACCGAGATTGAAGATGTGTCACACCTGCGTATCGGCCGCATCGATGAGAGACTTGGCAATTACCAGGACGCCCTGGCGCATTACCAGACGATTGTCGACAAGTATCCGGAAAGCATTTATATAGACGAAGCACTGTTCTATGCGGCGGAAATCTATTATACCCAACTGAAGGACATTGAAAAGGCGAAGGCGCTCTATGAGAAAATCCTGTTCAACCACCAGGACAGCATCTTCTTCGTCGAAGCCCGCAAGAAGTTCCGTCAGTTACGCGGCGATGGCAATACCTAG
- the serS gene encoding serine--tRNA ligase, which yields MLQIAHIRENRDQVVKALAKRNIDAAADVDAAIRLDEQRRATQVELDTILAESNKLSRDIGELMRNGEKAKAAILKEKTVSLKERSKELSEKLDGFTHDLQQKLYTLPNTPAAIVPEGKSADDNITVFQTGDIPTLHEGALPHWDLAKKYDIIDFELGVKISGAGFPVYKGKGAKLQRALITYFLDKNTAAGYEEFQVPHLVNEASGYGTGQLPDKEGQMYHVTADDLYLIPTAEVPVTNLWRDVILPESELPVLATGYTPCFRREAGSYGAHVRGLNRLHQFDKVEIVRIEHPDRSYEALDGMVEHVKGILDELKLPYRVLRLCGGDMGFASALTYDFEVFSTAQDRWLEISSVSNFETFQSNRLKLRFRDKEGKNHLAHTLNGSSLALPRVLAGILENYQTPEGIVIPEVLRPYTGFDIID from the coding sequence ATGTTACAGATCGCCCACATCCGTGAGAACCGCGACCAGGTCGTGAAAGCCCTCGCCAAACGCAACATCGATGCCGCTGCCGACGTAGATGCCGCCATCCGGCTCGACGAACAGCGCCGTGCCACCCAGGTGGAACTCGATACCATCCTGGCGGAGTCGAACAAACTCTCGCGTGACATCGGCGAACTGATGCGTAACGGCGAAAAGGCGAAGGCGGCCATCCTAAAGGAAAAAACCGTATCCCTTAAAGAGCGCAGCAAAGAACTGTCGGAGAAACTCGACGGGTTCACCCATGACCTCCAACAAAAGCTTTACACCCTGCCCAATACTCCTGCGGCTATCGTACCGGAAGGGAAAAGTGCCGACGACAACATCACCGTGTTCCAAACGGGCGACATCCCTACGCTGCACGAAGGGGCGCTTCCGCACTGGGACCTGGCCAAAAAATACGATATCATCGATTTTGAGCTCGGAGTCAAGATTTCAGGTGCCGGTTTTCCGGTTTACAAAGGGAAGGGTGCGAAACTACAACGCGCGCTAATCACCTATTTCCTCGATAAAAATACCGCCGCCGGATATGAAGAGTTCCAGGTGCCGCATTTGGTCAACGAAGCGTCGGGTTACGGAACCGGACAACTTCCGGATAAGGAAGGCCAGATGTACCATGTGACGGCGGACGACCTTTACCTAATCCCGACTGCTGAAGTGCCGGTTACGAACCTCTGGCGCGACGTCATCCTGCCGGAAAGCGAATTGCCGGTTTTGGCAACAGGCTATACACCGTGTTTCCGTCGTGAGGCGGGCTCGTATGGCGCGCATGTGCGTGGACTCAACCGCCTGCACCAATTCGACAAAGTGGAAATCGTGCGCATCGAGCACCCTGATCGCTCCTACGAGGCCCTTGACGGGATGGTGGAACACGTAAAAGGCATCCTCGACGAACTGAAACTACCGTACCGCGTCTTGCGTCTGTGCGGTGGCGACATGGGATTTGCGTCTGCGTTGACCTACGATTTCGAAGTGTTTTCAACCGCACAGGACCGTTGGCTTGAGATCAGTTCGGTATCGAACTTCGAGACCTTCCAGTCGAACCGTCTCAAACTGCGTTTCCGCGATAAAGAAGGGAAGAACCACCTCGCGCACACCCTAAACGGAAGTTCATTGGCCTTGCCACGGGTGTTGGCGGGTATCCTGGAGAACTACCAAACACCGGAAGGTATCGTCATCCCGGAAGTATTGCGTCCGTATACCGGTTTCGACATCATCGATTAA